A single Thermoanaerobacterales bacterium DNA region contains:
- the neuB gene encoding N-acetylneuraminate synthase, with protein sequence MVGKDRVFIIAEGGVNHNGDPELARRLVDTAREAGADAVKFQTFAPEQLVAAGAARAAYQQANMPDRDESQLEMIRRLALSGEAFRELKEYCDRAGIMFLSTPFDYQSVDLLYDLGVPLFKVGSGELTNYPLLEYIAGKGKPVIVSTGMATLGEVEQALVVVREAGAQDVTLLHCTSSYPTPYEDVNLRAMVTLERAFGVPVGYSDHTPGFEVAVAAAALGARVVEKHFTLDRNLEGPDHKASLEPGELTAMVRAIRHVEAALGDGFKRATPAERDTIRAARRSLVAARHIVAGELITADNLTLKRPGTGIPPAMWDIVIGRRARVDIPADTVLTWEMV encoded by the coding sequence TTGGTCGGTAAAGATCGGGTATTCATCATCGCTGAGGGTGGCGTGAACCATAACGGCGACCCCGAACTTGCGCGGCGACTGGTTGACACGGCTCGGGAGGCCGGGGCGGATGCGGTAAAGTTTCAGACCTTCGCTCCCGAGCAGTTGGTTGCGGCGGGGGCGGCCCGGGCGGCTTACCAGCAGGCCAACATGCCGGATCGGGACGAGTCCCAGCTTGAGATGATCCGGCGCCTGGCGCTGTCTGGGGAAGCCTTCCGGGAGTTGAAAGAGTACTGTGACCGAGCGGGGATTATGTTTTTATCGACTCCGTTCGATTATCAAAGTGTAGACCTGTTGTATGACTTGGGGGTTCCTCTTTTTAAGGTTGGTTCGGGAGAACTGACTAATTATCCACTGCTTGAGTATATCGCCGGAAAAGGGAAGCCGGTTATTGTTTCGACCGGCATGGCGACTCTGGGCGAAGTGGAACAGGCTCTAGTAGTGGTCCGTGAGGCCGGGGCCCAAGATGTAACCCTACTTCACTGTACGTCAAGTTATCCTACGCCGTACGAGGATGTTAACCTGCGGGCGATGGTGACGCTGGAACGGGCCTTCGGAGTGCCGGTGGGCTATTCCGACCATACGCCCGGGTTTGAGGTGGCGGTGGCCGCTGCGGCCCTGGGGGCGCGGGTCGTGGAGAAGCATTTTACACTGGACCGCAACCTTGAAGGACCGGACCACAAGGCGTCCCTGGAGCCGGGCGAGTTGACGGCGATGGTCCGGGCGATCCGTCACGTTGAAGCGGCATTGGGGGACGGTTTCAAACGAGCTACACCGGCTGAGCGCGATACGATACGTGCTGCCCGGCGCAGCTTGGTTGCAGCGCGCCATATAGTGGCTGGAGAACTCATCACGGCTGATAACCTCACCTTGAAGCGCCCCGGAACGGGTATCCCTCCGGCGATGTGGGACATAGTGATCGGCCGGCGGGCACGAGTGGATATCCCTGCGGATACCGTTTTGACCTGGGAGATGGTCTGA
- a CDS encoding nucleotidyltransferase family protein, with amino-acid sequence MPATWEKTQVSPHMALAQALQQMDEAAFQILLAIDSTGRLVGTLTDGDVRRALLQGVDLRSPVASVMNPRPITLPVGTPLDAARRLMVRHSIRHVPIVDQTGRVMDLVVWQDLFRPRVEARPEAVVIMAGGQGTRLDPFTRILPKPMIPLRDKPMVEVIIDRFHAQGFGRFILSLGYKAEIVRMYFANGAGRPYGVDFVEEKEPLGTAGALSMLRDSVSNSFIMTNCDIIVELDATHLLDYHREHAHALTVVGALKEFVVPYGVLRPENGSFRIEEKPNFHFLVNTGLYVLEPSVLELVPPDTRLDMPDLIAAVQARGLKTGVYPHHGRWFDIGQWDEYQQTLRVFESIDGV; translated from the coding sequence ATGCCGGCTACTTGGGAAAAAACGCAGGTTTCTCCGCACATGGCCCTAGCTCAAGCGCTGCAGCAGATGGACGAGGCGGCGTTCCAGATCCTGCTTGCTATCGATAGCACCGGGCGGTTGGTTGGTACCCTGACCGACGGGGACGTCCGCCGGGCTCTGCTCCAAGGCGTGGACTTAAGGTCCCCCGTTGCCAGCGTGATGAACCCCCGTCCGATAACGCTGCCTGTGGGAACACCCCTTGACGCCGCCAGGCGGTTGATGGTCCGCCATAGTATCCGGCACGTGCCGATCGTGGATCAGACTGGCCGAGTAATGGATCTGGTGGTCTGGCAGGACCTCTTCCGGCCGCGGGTCGAGGCACGCCCGGAGGCCGTTGTCATTATGGCAGGCGGGCAGGGCACGCGCCTGGATCCCTTCACCAGGATACTCCCCAAGCCGATGATCCCCCTCCGCGACAAGCCTATGGTGGAGGTAATCATCGACCGCTTCCATGCCCAGGGGTTCGGCCGGTTTATTCTCTCTCTCGGCTATAAGGCGGAAATCGTACGGATGTACTTTGCCAATGGCGCCGGACGTCCCTACGGGGTGGACTTCGTTGAAGAGAAGGAGCCCCTCGGTACTGCCGGCGCCCTGAGTATGCTGCGTGATTCGGTCAGTAACAGCTTCATTATGACTAATTGTGACATCATCGTGGAGTTAGATGCGACGCACCTACTGGACTACCATCGGGAACACGCCCACGCCTTGACCGTCGTGGGGGCGCTTAAAGAATTCGTTGTGCCCTACGGTGTGCTGAGACCTGAGAACGGGTCCTTCCGCATTGAGGAGAAGCCGAACTTTCATTTCCTCGTGAACACCGGCCTTTACGTCTTGGAACCATCGGTCCTGGAACTGGTGCCCCCGGACACGCGGCTGGACATGCCCGACCTGATCGCGGCGGTGCAGGCCCGGGGTTTGAAAACTGGTGTCTATCCCCACCATGGCCGCTGGTTCGACATCGGCCAGTGGGACGAGTACCAGCAGACATTGCGGGTATTTGAGTCAATAGACGGGGTGTAG